Proteins encoded in a region of the Halalkalicoccus subterraneus genome:
- a CDS encoding 60S ribosomal export protein NMD3, whose amino-acid sequence MSRSAFCPRCGDPVEGGERPDLPGAPAAGETGLCDVCYFEDFELVSAPEKMTIRVCARCGAVHRGNRWVDVGAEDYTDVAIDAVTESLGVHLDAEEVAWQVEPEQVDQNTIRMHCLFTGVVREEILEEQVVVPVSISRETCTRCGRIAGSYYASVVQLRARDRTPTSEEREAAKEISHAVVEEMEETGDRDAFVTEITDTDDGVDVKVSTTNIGKKISQRLVNRFGGSFSDSETLVTEDEDGNEVYRVTYAVRLPPFTSGDVIDPEDGNGPVVVRSARGTVKGRRLATGGRYESSFEEGDSPDARRLGRVEDAQQTTLVAVEDERAVQVLDPETYESKTIPRPNFLDAESGTIPVLKSRAGLHAVPEDGSE is encoded by the coding sequence ATGAGCCGATCCGCCTTCTGCCCTCGCTGTGGCGACCCTGTCGAGGGCGGCGAGCGTCCGGACCTGCCGGGCGCGCCCGCCGCCGGCGAGACGGGACTCTGTGATGTCTGTTACTTCGAGGACTTCGAACTCGTTTCCGCCCCCGAGAAGATGACGATCCGAGTCTGTGCACGTTGTGGCGCCGTCCACCGTGGGAACCGCTGGGTCGACGTCGGCGCCGAGGACTACACCGACGTGGCGATCGACGCCGTCACCGAGTCGCTCGGCGTGCACCTCGATGCCGAGGAGGTCGCCTGGCAGGTCGAACCCGAACAAGTGGATCAAAACACGATCCGGATGCACTGCCTTTTCACGGGCGTGGTCCGCGAGGAGATACTCGAAGAGCAGGTGGTCGTTCCGGTGTCGATCTCCCGGGAGACCTGCACGCGCTGTGGCCGGATCGCCGGCAGCTACTACGCCAGCGTCGTCCAGTTGCGTGCGCGGGACCGGACGCCGACGAGCGAGGAACGCGAGGCCGCAAAGGAGATCTCCCACGCCGTGGTCGAGGAGATGGAGGAAACGGGCGACCGGGACGCCTTCGTCACCGAGATCACCGACACCGACGATGGGGTCGACGTGAAGGTCTCGACGACCAACATCGGCAAGAAGATCTCCCAGCGGCTGGTCAACCGCTTCGGCGGCTCTTTCAGCGATTCGGAGACGCTCGTCACCGAGGACGAGGACGGCAACGAAGTGTACAGGGTGACCTACGCGGTCCGTCTGCCGCCGTTTACCAGTGGGGACGTCATCGACCCCGAGGACGGGAACGGGCCGGTGGTCGTCCGCAGCGCCCGGGGCACGGTCAAGGGCCGCCGGCTCGCAACAGGCGGGCGCTACGAGTCGAGTTTCGAGGAGGGTGACTCCCCCGATGCCCGGCGACTCGGCCGGGTCGAGGACGCCCAGCAGACGACGCTCGTCGCGGTCGAGGACGAGCGGGCAGTCCAGGTGCTCGACCCCGAGACCTACGAGTCGAAGACCATCCCCCGGCCGAATTTCCTCGACGCCGAGTCGGGGACCATCCCGGTACTGAAGAGCCGCGCCGGTCTGCACGCCGTCCCCGAGGACGGCTCGGAATGA
- a CDS encoding class I SAM-dependent methyltransferase yields the protein MSDDDPLAAIVPKPDGERTIDALREEGVYDDSRKVREAGGDALALPVTAPPTETAVREVIRQPNPEPRTHGLEEMLSERGWDDGELERVPSSWAVIGTVILARFEEDCPREGEVGEALLELHGSADTVLAREGIDGTHREPSVRIVAGAGDTETVHTEHGTRYALDLARVMFSPGNKRERARMGEVVEEGERVLDMFAGIGYFALPMARADARVTAIERNPVAFRYLLENAVLNGVEDRIDAYRADCRDVEIDEVDRVVMGYYDASEPRDSGETGTSYEYLPSALGALRDGGVLHMHETTPESEIPERPVSRLREAAANAGRTVDVLDTRRVKSYSAGVAHVVLDARVGRSD from the coding sequence ATGAGCGACGACGACCCGCTCGCGGCGATCGTCCCCAAACCCGACGGCGAACGGACGATCGACGCACTCCGCGAGGAGGGCGTCTACGACGACTCCCGAAAGGTCCGCGAGGCGGGCGGGGACGCGCTCGCGCTACCCGTCACCGCACCACCGACCGAAACCGCGGTACGGGAGGTGATCCGCCAGCCGAACCCCGAACCCCGCACGCACGGACTGGAGGAGATGCTATCTGAGCGGGGCTGGGACGACGGGGAACTCGAACGCGTGCCCAGCTCGTGGGCGGTGATCGGAACCGTGATCCTCGCGCGTTTCGAGGAGGACTGTCCGCGCGAAGGAGAGGTCGGCGAGGCGCTGTTGGAGCTACACGGCAGTGCGGACACCGTCCTCGCTCGCGAGGGAATCGACGGCACGCACCGCGAGCCATCGGTCCGGATCGTGGCCGGTGCGGGCGACACCGAAACGGTCCACACCGAACACGGGACGAGGTACGCACTCGACCTCGCGCGGGTGATGTTCTCGCCGGGCAACAAGCGGGAACGCGCCCGGATGGGCGAGGTCGTGGAGGAAGGCGAGCGCGTGCTGGACATGTTCGCCGGGATCGGCTACTTCGCGCTGCCGATGGCCCGGGCCGACGCGCGCGTGACGGCGATCGAGCGAAACCCCGTCGCGTTCCGATACCTGCTCGAGAACGCGGTGCTGAACGGCGTCGAGGACCGGATCGACGCCTACCGGGCGGACTGTCGAGACGTGGAGATCGACGAGGTCGACCGGGTGGTGATGGGCTACTACGACGCCTCGGAGCCCCGAGACAGCGGGGAGACGGGCACGTCCTACGAGTACCTCCCGAGCGCGCTCGGGGCACTTCGCGACGGTGGCGTCCTCCACATGCACGAGACGACCCCGGAATCCGAGATCCCGGAACGACCCGTCTCGCGGCTCCGGGAAGCCGCGGCGAACGCCGGCAGAACGGTCGATGTCCTCGATACGCGGCGTGTGAAGAGTTACAGCGCGGGCGTCGCCCACGTCGTCCTCGATGCACGGGTCGGCCGTAGCGATTAA